One genomic region from Oncorhynchus clarkii lewisi isolate Uvic-CL-2024 chromosome 21, UVic_Ocla_1.0, whole genome shotgun sequence encodes:
- the LOC139379614 gene encoding inner nuclear membrane protein Man1-like, which produces MATAQLTDDELFSELKSFGFTPGPVSENTRPVYLKKLKKLREEQQQKGGTRAGKNRNSGSINNNSSSGGNGSYTAAGASGCGARPASRDVTPRSPGGRPVLNEKRTGGAGKFVLGFSSDESDVEDPKKKRGANHSGRRDRGSAYQQQPIRPTTGAATATRKSLGVAVSTSSNNSSPAGLLEGRRSGPGSLSWVDRGKSSLEVSRAAEVKCYDEEPEEDDDFQGETERDSRSLNGNRASYSLNASSKKVGDYSDSEEEEEGGIISGQDRQRDRRLQQHYSRRSHSSKPSPYRSARGSESGQETTGGMAIRLNDTPGASRSRLDMMRGRGEEEEEEEEGKKRGPGESSLSGSLLRRHCPRGTIYVSALMGESDRGSPGESSGNNSPSSAYNKNHIDSGDGATSSSSSRFSIGLRPRFSNYNSLSATYRPNHSNHSGPNHAYSQSSLKQKHTVPEDELLQQFKREEVGSSTGGWGFSAHYLSMFLLMAACLFFLLLGLMYLRMRGSGASEVDVVVKNHPFGSEFDSSYDKTEKDTILKLLLNLHDHLAHIAGF; this is translated from the exons ATGGCGACGGCGCAGCTAACGGACGATGAGCTTTTCTCTGAGTTAAAGAGCTTTGGATTCACTCCAGGCCCGGTCTCCGAGAATACGAGACCGGTTTATTTGAAAAAACTAAAGAAACTACGTGAGGAACAACAACAGAAAGGAGGAACCAGAGCggggaaaaaccgaaacagcggcagtatcaacaacaacagtagtagcGGTGGTAACGGCAGCTACACAGCGGCGGGAGCTTCGGGATGCGGAGCCAGGCCAGCTAGCCGTGACGTCACGCCCCGGAGCCCCGGTGGTCGACCGGTCCTGAACGAAAAGCGAACTGGTGGAGCGGGGAAGTTCGTATTGGGTTTTAGTTCGGACGAATCGGACGTAGAGGACCCGAAGAAAAAACGAGGAGCGAACCACAGCGGTAGGAGAGACCGAGGTTCCGCGTATCAACAACAACCGATCAGGCCTACAACGGGAGCTGCTACCGCCACTCGGAAGAGCCTGGGAGTCGCTGTGAGTACCAGCAGTAACAACTCCTCTCCCGCCGGGCTGCTGGAGGGGAGGAGAAGCGGACCCGGTTCTCTCAGTTGGGTGGACCGGGGAAAATCGAGCCTCGAGGTCTCGCGGGCCGCGGAAGTGAAGTGTTACGACGAAGAGCCCGAAGAAGACGACGATTTTcaaggggagacggagagagacagtcgGTCTCTGAATGGGAACAGGGCGTCTTACTCACTGAACGCCAGTAGTAAGAAAGTCGGTGATTACTCAGATtcggaggaagaggaagaaggggggATAATATCTGGGCAGGACCGTCAACGAGACCGGCGCTTACAGCAACACTACTCCAGACGGAGTCACTCCTCCAAGCCGTCGCCCTACAGAAGTGCCAGGGGGTCAGAGAGCGGACAGGAAACGACTGGCGGCATGGCAATCAGGCTAAACGACACGCCTGGCGCTAGTAGGAGTCGACTAGACATGATGAGAGGccggggggaggaggaagaggaggaggaagagggaaagaAACGAGGCCCCGGCGAATCGTCCCTGAGCGGGAGCTTGCTGCGACGCCATTGTCCCAGGGGGACCATCTACGTGTCGGCTTTGATGGGGGAGAGCGACCGCGGCAGCCCCGGGGAAAGCAGCGGCAACAATTCCCCGTCCTCCGCCTACAACAAAAACCACATCGACAGCGGGGATGGCgccaccagcagcagcagcagccgatTCAGCATCGGCCTGAGACCGCGATTCTCCAACTACAACAGTCTATCCGCTACTTACCGACCCAACCATTCAAATCATAGCGGTCCCAACCATGCCTACAGCCAGTCGAGTCTCAAGCAGAAGCACACGGTACCGGAGGATGAGCTGCTCCAGCAATTCAAGCGGGAGGAGGTTGGGTCGTCCACCGGTGGTTGGGGGTTCAGTGCCCACTACCTGTCCATGTTCTTGCTCATGGCCGCCTGCCTGTTCTTCCTCCTGCTCGGCCTCATGTATCTCCGGATGAGGGGGTCTGGAGCCTCTGAGGTCGATGTTGTCG TTAAGAACCACCCGTTTGGCAGCGAGTTTGACAGTTCTTAT GACAAGACGGAGAAGGACACCATTCTGAAACTCCTCCTCAACCTTCACGACCACCTGGCTCATATTGCTG gtttctaa